One Nostoc sp. CENA543 genomic window, GGCGATGAAAAAGTCTTTTGCTGAAGCGCATGATCACAAAAGAGATTTTGGGGCGATCGCCCTAGATGCAACAGGTGCGATCGCTTGGGGTAAAACCAGCCAAGTCATCCTCGCCGCCTTCCACGACGGCGACAAGATTGGCGACACTTTAGAACTACCGGAAGGTACGGAAGTGGGTTGTATAGTTTAGGGAATGGGGAATGGGGCATGGGGTAGAATTCACCCTTATACCAATTCACAATTCGCAATTCGCAATTCGCAATTAAAAAACTTAGATGTAGCAAGGATTTTAGGGTTTACATCTGTATCAGATTTTTCGTGAAATGGTATTACACCCCTATACTCCTCTGACTTTTCACGGGATCTAAAAAACCCCTCTCCATAGCTTGCTTATCTTACGATGGCGTAAGCCTACCCGCAGGGTACCTCTCACGCCAGAGTGCTTATCTTCTCTATGAGAGGCTGCGCCAACGAGACGCTTGTCTGCGACACGCTCCGCGAACGCGAACGAGTCGGGAAACCCGCCCACGCAACTGGCTCCCCTATAAGGCTACGGTGTACACACAAGTCTCATAACGTAGTCCCACAACGTTTTGATGCCCCATGCCCAATATATAAATCCAAAAAGCGGCTCAGTCATCTACTGAACCGCCAACAATGGGATGATTTAATTTTTTGTTAAAGGACGAATTTTCTCAAGACTTAATATTGTCGTGAGTATCCACCGTTATTTCTTCCCCAGCCGCCGCCACCAGAGCGTGCGCCTTTGTCCTCTTTGGGACGAGCTTTATTAACTTTCATTACACGACCCATCCATTCAGCACCATCTAGGGCTTGAATAGCAGCGTCTTCCGCATCTGATGTTTCCATTTCTACGAAACCAAAGCCACGAACGCGCCCAGTTTCCCGATCTGTAGGTAACTGCACGCGTGTAACTGTTCCGTATTCAGAAAATACTTTAGTTAGGTCGTCTTGAGTGACGCTGTAGGCTAAGTTCCCTACGTAAATTGACATGAAACTCTCCAGAATCCATTGATGCAGAGATGTTTATCCGGAGAGCCGCTTGAAATTATTACTAAAAACAAGATACGTTTCACCGAAATTAACTTCTCCACTCATATATTAGCACAACTTTATGAATAGCAAAGTCTGATTTTAAATATTTGTCTTAATGTATGGTAAAATACAAAATTTTTATATGTCTAAACATTAAGTTTGCACAGCAAAATCTTCGGGGTCAATGCCCCAATTCACCCAGCGAACAGCCTCCCTGGCTGAATTAGTATCAGGTGGAACACGTAAAACGTGAATAAATCCCGTGCTAGGGCAGGTCATTTTTAACAAACAAATTGGCTCGACATCAATGGGATTGTCAATCTGTAAAAAGGTATATTCTTTCCAACTATCTAATTCTTTTGCTTGCAATTCGGCACAGATGCGAGTGTAGCCAATCCCCTGAATTAACACCCGACGCAATTCGGCATTGTCTTGTGTTAACAACCATTCAGGTTGCCATTCTCTAGGGTGGAGTTTACCATATTCTTCCGGCAGGGCGACACCGTGATGAAAATAGAGACTGTATCCATCGGTAAACTCAATAGCTGGTTCGCCTTCAGCGTGGAGACGATTTTGATTGTCTAAGCGAAGATGCAGAGGGCGATCGCACACAAAGCAATATTCTTCAAAAGGAAATATAATTATCCCTGCGCGCACCACCTGCTCTAAAAGTTGATAA contains:
- a CDS encoding RNA-binding protein — translated: MSIYVGNLAYSVTQDDLTKVFSEYGTVTRVQLPTDRETGRVRGFGFVEMETSDAEDAAIQALDGAEWMGRVMKVNKARPKEDKGARSGGGGWGRNNGGYSRQY